The following are from one region of the Prionailurus bengalensis isolate Pbe53 chromosome A2, Fcat_Pben_1.1_paternal_pri, whole genome shotgun sequence genome:
- the LOC122486450 gene encoding heterogeneous nuclear ribonucleoprotein A1-like — translation MAGASASQRGQSGPGNFGGGCGGNDNSGRGGNFSGRSGFGGRRGGFGGNRGGGGRGGSVDGCNGFGNDESNFGGGGSYNDFGNYNNQSSNFGPLQGGKFGGRSSVPYGGGGQYFVKPETKVAVPAAAVAMAVAEGFNYCWETKLSRRGEPEK, via the coding sequence ATGGCTGGTGCTTCAGCCAGCCAGAGAGGTCAAAGTGGTCCTGGAAActttggtggtggttgtggtgggAATGACAACTCTGGTCGTGGGGGAAACTTCAGTGGGCGAAGTGGCTTTGGTGGCAGGCGAGGTGGCTTTGGTGGCAATCGAGGTGGTGGTGGACGTGGTGGCAGTGTGGATGGCTGTAACGGATTTGGTAATGATGAAAGCAATTTTGGAGGTGGCGGAAGCTATAATGATTTTGGCAATTACAACAATCAATCTTCAAATTTTGGACCCCTGCAAGGAGGGAAGTTTGGAGGCAGAAGCTCTGTGCCCTATGGTGGTGGAGGCCAATACTTTGTCAAACCAGAAACCAAGGTGGCAgttccagcagcagcagtagctatGGCAGTGGCAGAAGGTTTTAATTACTGTTGGGAAACGAAGcttagcaggagaggagagccagagaagtga